The Oncorhynchus kisutch isolate 150728-3 unplaced genomic scaffold, Okis_V2 Okis07a-Okis12b_hom, whole genome shotgun sequence genome includes a region encoding these proteins:
- the LOC116360099 gene encoding uncharacterized protein LOC116360099 — MDTVFILCTIWTLFILCTIWTLYLYCVLYGYCIYTVYYMDTVFILCTIWTLYLYCVLYGHCIYTVYYMNTVFILCTIWTLYLYCVLYGHCIYTVYYMDTVFILCTIWTLYLYCVLYGHCIYSVYYMDTVFILCTIWILYLYCVLYGHCIYTVYYMDTVFILCTIWTLYLYCVLYGYFIYTVYYMDTVFILCTIWTLYLYCVLYGYFIYTVYYMDTVYYMDTVFILCTIWTLYLYCVLYGYFIYTVYYMDTVFILCTIWILYLYCVLYGHCIYTVYYMDTIYTVYYMDTVFILCTIWTLYLFCVLYGYCIYTVYYMDTVFILCTIWTLYLYCVLYGHYLYCVLYGHCIYTVYYMGGCVLLG; from the coding sequence ATggatactgtatttatactgtgtaCTATATGGACACTATTTATACTGTGTACTATATGGACactgtatttatactgtgtaCTATATggatactgtatttatactgtgtaCTATATGGACactgtatttatactgtgtaCTATATGGACACTATATTTATACTGTGTACTATATGGACactgtatttatactgtgtaCTATATGAACactgtatttatactgtgtaCTATATGGACactgtatttatactgtgtaCTATATGGACactgtatttatactgtgtaCTATATGGACactgtatttatactgtgtaCTATATGGACactgtatttatactgtgtaCTATATGGACACTGTATTTATTCTGTGTACTATATGGACactgtatttatactgtgtaCTATATGGATACTTTATTTATACTGTGTACTATATGGACactgtatttatactgtgtaCTATATGGACactgtatttatactgtgtaCTATATGGACactgtatttatactgtgtaCTATATGGATACTTTATTTATACTGTGTACTATATGGACactgtatttatactgtgtaCTATATGGACactgtatttatactgtgtaCTATATGGATACTTTATTTATACTGTGTACTATATGGACACTGTGTACTATATGGACactgtatttatactgtgtaCTATATGGACactgtatttatactgtgtaCTATATGGATACTTTATTTATACTGTGTACTATATGGACactgtatttatactgtgtaCTATATggatactgtatttatactgtgtaCTATATGGACactgtatttatactgtgtaCTATATGGACACTATTTATACTGTGTACTATATggatactgtatttatactgtgtaCTATATGGACACTGTATTTATTCTGTGTACTATATggatactgtatttatactgtgtaCTATATGGACactgtatttatactgtgtaCTATATGGACactgtatttatactgtgtaCTATATGGACACTATTTATACTGTGTACTATATGGACactgtatttatactgtgtaCTATATGGGTGGATGTGTTCTTCTTGGATGA
- the LOC109886043 gene encoding solute carrier family 43 member 3-like — translation MPPTPVTLSRCQGSGPVITSYRQTVVSRMNSSLWSSPSPPSPRTSCVSLWASCSTASAPWRPGSGHFLYERGVSFHSSFLVLSVCSVIHVFRTFFLMPKTHIPYPLPDRYAYGVSCGGRRWERGGERGEKDGGGGERKGDVNAKYQKNAVLQKVESAPLQLQDKAGPSRPDQPERVTSFRSCVLSWFFLWHLVWVAVMQFCHFLFIATVNPIYVNVGLTLLTLLTFIHTLHVHLHCRSLASQRRATAEEEVTNSGSKVTCNRLVGM, via the exons ATGCCACCGACCCCGGTGACATTATCACGTTGTCAGGGGAGTGGCCCGGTGATAACATCATACAGGCAG actgtaGTGTCCAGGATGAACAGTTCTCTCTGGTCTTCACCGTCGCCTCCTTCTCCACGAACTTCCTGCGTTTCCCTCTGGGCTTCCTGTTCGACTGCTTCGGCACCATGGCGACCAGGCTCTGGCCAC TTTTTGTATGAAAGAGGGGTGTCTTTCCACTCCTCCTTCCTCGTTCTCTCCGTCTGCAGCGTCATCCACGTCTTCCGGACGTTCTTCCTCATGCCCAAGACCCACATCCCCTACCCACTCCCCGACAGATATGCTTACGG GGTGAGCTGCGGTGGCCGGcgttgggagagagggggagagaggggagaaaaggacggaggaggaggagagagaaaaggagatgtGAATGCCAAATATCAGAAGAATGCTGTGTTACAGAAGGTTGAGAGTGCCCCGCTGCAGTTGCAGGACAAAGCAGGACCTTCCAGACCCGATCAGCCCGAGAGAG ttaccaGTTTTAGGAGTTGTGTCCTGTCCTGGTTCTTCCTGTGGCACCTGGTCTGGGTGGCTGTCATGCAGTTCTGTCACTTCCTGTTCATCGCCACGGTGAACCCTATCtat gtgaACGTGGGTCtgaccctcctcaccctcctcaccttCATCCACACCCTCCACGTCCACCTCCACTGCCGCTCTCTAGCCAGTCAGAGGAGGGCTACCGCCGAAGAGGAAGTGACAAACTCAGGGTCAAAGGTCACGTGCAACAGGCTGGTGGGGATGTGA